Below is a window of Mycobacterium dioxanotrophicus DNA.
CGCCGCGAGAGCCGACATGGCCGTGCAGCAGATCGGCTCGGCGCCGATCCCCGACGGGCCCGCCGAAGGCTGGGTGGTGGCCGACCTGGACACCGGCCAGGTGCTGGCGGCGCGTAACGAGAACACCCGCTACGCGCCGGCGAGCACGATCAAGACCCTGCTCGCCCAGGTGGTGCTCGACGAACTACCGCTGGACAGCACCATCGTGGCTGACGAGGCCGACTCGAAGGCCGAGTGCACGTGCGTCGGCGTCACCCCCGGCCAGACCTACACCGCCCGCCAGCTGCTGGAGGCGGCGCTGCTGGACTCGGGCAACGATGCGGCAAACACCTTGGCGCACATGCTCGGCGGCCAGGGCGCCGCGGTCGCGAAGATGAACGCCAAAGCCGCGCAGCTCGGGGCTCACGACACCAATGTGGTGACGCCGTCGGGCCTGGATGCCCCGGGCATGCCGTTCTGGTC
It encodes the following:
- a CDS encoding D-alanyl-D-alanine carboxypeptidase family protein; this translates as MVRFVAALAVLFAALSTGAVGPPAARADMAVQQIGSAPIPDGPAEGWVVADLDTGQVLAARNENTRYAPASTIKTLLAQVVLDELPLDSTIVADEADSKAECTCVGVTPGQTYTARQLLEAALLDSGNDAANTLAHMLGGQGAAVAKMNAKAAQLGAHDTNVVTPSGLDAPGMPFWSTPHDMAVIFRAAMANPVFAQITAMPSTVFPTRSGDRVLQNQDELLQRYPGAIGGKTGFTDIARKTFVAAAQRDGRRLVISMMHGLVKEGGPTYWDQAAALLDWGFLQDHSASIGTL